A stretch of Schaalia odontolytica DNA encodes these proteins:
- a CDS encoding tetratricopeptide repeat protein produces MTTPTFADVDEALARHDYRAALSILESLEVVGEDACYRRDVQAAACADRLGLYPLCEEYATRARAYGDDMADPFALIARAQRRQGLVADAEATASAGMRLHPQSAEIARELTLCLVDLGRYDEARPVSEIATDGLPNDVELLMAYGRLWAPVEPNGAQWAFGRATANAPDLAEAKFAYDSLAHPLKGAGRSSYDIEMEPPVAEAYGRMLKRVTFALDKAWIFAIFSGFGCGIGYVATLRVMTDELALFFFLLYAVMSLSGYLMTFAQIALFNRVLPRGVRLTFRILRKRFPDLGSSVMDFVRMIVLAGLILFGLMALTR; encoded by the coding sequence ATGACGACGCCCACCTTCGCCGACGTTGACGAGGCCCTCGCCCGCCACGACTACCGCGCGGCCCTGTCTATCCTCGAATCCCTCGAGGTCGTGGGTGAAGACGCCTGTTACCGTCGCGACGTCCAGGCCGCGGCCTGCGCCGACCGCCTCGGCCTGTACCCCCTGTGCGAGGAGTATGCGACGCGCGCACGCGCCTACGGCGACGACATGGCCGACCCCTTCGCGCTCATCGCCCGCGCCCAGCGCCGCCAAGGCCTCGTCGCGGACGCGGAGGCCACGGCCTCGGCCGGCATGCGCCTGCATCCCCAATCCGCCGAGATAGCGCGTGAGCTGACCCTCTGCCTCGTCGACCTCGGACGCTACGACGAGGCGCGCCCGGTCTCCGAGATTGCCACCGACGGCCTTCCCAACGACGTCGAGCTCCTCATGGCATACGGGCGCCTGTGGGCACCCGTGGAACCCAATGGCGCCCAGTGGGCCTTCGGGCGCGCCACCGCGAACGCCCCGGACCTGGCCGAAGCGAAGTTCGCATACGACTCCCTGGCCCACCCGCTCAAGGGAGCGGGGCGCTCCTCGTACGACATCGAGATGGAGCCGCCCGTCGCCGAGGCCTACGGACGGATGCTCAAGCGCGTGACCTTCGCCCTCGACAAAGCCTGGATTTTCGCCATTTTCTCGGGCTTCGGCTGCGGAATCGGCTACGTCGCAACCCTGCGAGTCATGACGGATGAGCTCGCGCTGTTCTTCTTCCTCCTGTACGCCGTCATGTCGCTCAGCGGCTACCTCATGACGTTCGCGCAGATCGCGCTCTTCAATCGCGTCCTCCCGCGAGGCGTGCGCCTGACCTTCAGGATCCTGCGCAAGCGCTTCCCGGACCTGGGGAGCTCCGTCATGGACTTCGTTCGCATGATCGTGCTGGCGGGGCTCATCCTCTTCGGGCTGATGGCGCTCACCCGCTGA